The genomic segment ACAGATACAAATTCATTTAACCCCCATAATAACAGATTGATGTAGATGCTATTTCTAGTTTCCCATTTACAGATCACCAAGGCAACTTGGCACAGTAACAGATCTGGCTTTGACTCCAGAGTCCCACACTCAACTGTTGAGAGCCCCTTGCAAGGGGGGGGTCTGTGTGACCCTGCAGCCCACTTGTTACATCTTCgcagtgacacacacacacacacgcacaacacACAGCTGTCTGGTAAACCAGTGGCACTTtgcagtgacacacacacaccactgacCTCCAGCTCATCCTTGGAGGCTGCATCCAGCATCACAAGGTCCTTCAGGAAGGTGCCAAGGTATGGGACTACACCCTGAGGTAAGGGGTCAGGATCAGACATGCCTGCCATTGATGTGAGGGCCCTCCATCCCTCCACACTTGCCCTCTCCACTGCCTCAGAAAACAGATTTCATTCTCCTCATCTCTGTGTCTCCCTTTCCCAACTTCGGGCTGCTCCCCGCAAACACACTCCTCACTCCTTCACAATCACCACCCCCAAGCCCACCAGCCCACTAGTCACTCACCCCACCCCGAGAGCCAGACCTCGGGGCCTTTTTGGAGTGTTGCTCCAGAGGAGACTGCAGCTTCACCTCCTGGCAGTGACAAAGTAAAGAGACATGGGGAGCAGTAGGGAGCAGGGAGAGGTGGGAATGCCAGAAACTAGGCTCTCACCTGCGCGAGCAGCTCCCGGCTCTGGGAATAATTATCCTTCTCAGAGAAAATCTGACAGAGGCTGGAAAAGACTCGGAGGCTGTCcctggggaagggagaagaatgGCCCTAAGGAcaggcctggctctgtcacccccTCTTCCCTGCCCTCTGAGGAACCCCCACCCCAATtcagtgcctcagtctccccacctgGTTGCTTCCCCCCAGGCTGCCCGAAGCCTGTGGATGGGGCTGGACTGCAGGGCCGACACCACAGCATATACTGAAGAGAAGTTTCGGAGCAGCCGGCACTCCTGTGGGGATCAAAGAGGAGAGCTAAGGCCATGGAGCCCTCTCCGTGCCACCTCAGCCAACCATGGGGCAATCCTGTCTCTCACCTCTGCCACACGGATCCACTTCTCCAGGAGCCGGGCCCTCTGCGGGGGACGGAGTGGCCGTATGGTCACCTCCCCAGGCCCCTCTCCGGTGGAGGTGGCCCCCAGGACAGAACTAACCACTGCCCCTGCCACCTTGTTGAACTGTGTGATAGTAGCTCGGACAGATGGGCAGAGGTGAGAATGTCCTGGCCGGTCTCTGTGACCCCACAGGCCTCCCAGGCACTGAGAGGGGATCAAATTGAGAAACAGCTCCTGCAGGGTAGAAGTGAGAGGTTAAAATTCATAGTCAAGTGAGGTCAGCCTTCCAATACCAGGGATCTGAGGATCTCAGGTGGCCAAGGAACTAGAGGGGCATAGGGTTTGAAGGGTGACAACcaaagggaaaaggggaaagtCAAAATGGAAGGTGAAAGAGGTTAGGAGCTGGATCAGGAAGGGGTGGAAGCAAGGAAAGGATCTGGAGTCAAGGAGAGGTTAGTAGGGGGTCAGGGGTTACAGGGGTCAGAGGTCAGGGTCTCACCGCATCTAGCAGGGTCAGCTGTTCGGCCAAGTGGTCAGCGAGGAACACCAGGACATCCGTGGGGTCAGCAGGGGGATCGCCGGGGAGGGCCAGGGACTTAGGAAGGTCGGGGGCCTGGGGGTCCACCCGGGACCGGAGGTTGCGGATGAGGTCAGCGCTGCCCCCCCCAACACCCTTCCCTGCTGCATACCCTGTCTGAAGTAAGAAGCTCTCAAGCCGGTCAAGCTGACCCTTGGCCTCAGAGCCAAAATCCTCAGGGTGAGAGGCCAGCCAAGTTGACAGTACAGAGATGGCTACCCTGGGAGAAGGGGAATCAGCTAAAGGTGAGAGGTAAAGCTGCAGCCTGGAGAGAGGGGACTGTGAGGTTAAGAAGCAGAGGTCACTCACTCTGTTGTCCTCTCTAGTTCATCGGCAGGATGAGATTCAAGGGCTTCCAGCCTGATGGGGAGAAGAGAATTTATCTGTCTATTTTTCCCAAATCCCCAGTGGCCTTGCCTATTGTGGTGGGATGTTGGAGTTTTAGGAAATCCAGACAGACATTCCACGACCCTGGGTCCCTTATGACTCTGACCTGTCAGCCATAAGCCCTAGCAGGGCAGGCGTGGAGGTGAAGGCCCGGTGGGTGGCCAGGAAGGCTGACATGAAGGTCACGTCAGTCCCTGATGTCCGGCTATCCAGTAGGTGTCTGACCAGGGCCTCCAGAGTGCCAGCTCGGAGCCGTCGGGAAGAACGCGGGGGAGGCATAGGGACCTGGAAGACACGGAGAGATGATCACCAACCCTTTCTCCCAGTCCCCTAGATTTCTGAGGACAATCCCAGACCTAGGAGATGTTCCAGACTTATTTTGCTGATATTCAGAGAGGGCAAAAATCTTGGCCTATGTCACACGGCAGAGTCCAGAACTCCAGAACTCCAACCTAGCACTCTGGCCAGAAAGTCAGCCAGAGGAAAGGAAAGCGGGAGTGAAGGGTCAGAGATAAGAAGCTAAGGTCATGATCTCACCAAGGGATCAAGAGGCCGATACTGGCGGCTTGTGACGGTAAACACGGcaccatcctcctcctcatcccaGACAGACACAGGGGCCTGGAGGAGCAAGGAAGGGGAAGTCAGACAGTTCCACGCCACCCCCCACTGCCCTCAGCCCTCACCACAGGCCCTGCTCCTCCCTCTGTACCCCTCACCTGTGGTGGCAGGGGATAGTACCAGCGAGTGCGAGGAAGGGTGGGGGGGACTGGTGACCCCAGGTCTCCCCCACTGGGGCCCAGGCAGCCCCACCCCAGCCGCCTCAGGGCTTGGTGGAGTCGAAGGGGCTGCAGTGGAGGGGTGGATGGAGTACAGGAATCCTGATCCTGGAGACCCCCAAAGCCCCTTCCCCCCAGAGCTGAACCcacaaaagacagagaagcaGAGTACAAAGGGCAGGAGTGGGCAGCCAGAGGCAGCGACCTGGAGTAGCTGAAACCTCAGTCCAGGCACTGCCGCatgccccgcccctccccaccaAGGACTAGACCAGCCTAGAGAATTAGTCCTTCTCAGGCCCCCTTTCACCCTGGTCCCTCGGGTAGCGCCTCCACTATCTCAGCCCTAAGGGACCCTCGAAGGTAGCAGCTCCAATCCTAGTacaggaaggaaaaggggaagtgggatgattggggggggggggtagaCTCAGAGAATCACGTGGCTCCAGCCCCTCCCCCGACCGATCCCGAAAAACCAGCCCTGCCAGTCACCCTGCCCTCACCTAGTATCTGGACCTAGGAGTTTAGGGCCTCGGGGCCCCAAATCCAAATTGTGGCCCCTCCTGAGACCCTAAATCCTGCTCCTGGCCACCACCATTAATCCCTAATGAAAACAAGTGACCATTCTGTTCTGGAACTGGCAACTTCCCGgcgttgggggtgggggggtaaatgggggagggaggggaggaggggtcATGAAATCTGAGGGTTCCCTCCCCTATCCCAGAGTCAGAGGAGCTGGTTACTGTGGAAACAAACCCCTCCCCGCCAAACAAAaacaaggagggagagagggaccaAGACACAACTATGCTCAGAGAGGCAGGCACActcaggcagaggcagagagggccAGAGACCCGAAGGAACAGCCAGCCAGAAGTTCCAGGCAGGAACAGGGCAGGTTCCTGCCAGCAGGTCCTGAGTCACACTGACAGAGAACCACAGAGACGCCAGGACTCCCCGCCGCAGGGAAACGGACCGACACCCAGGGAGGCGCGAGAATAACTGAgactaggaggaggaggagatgtaGGGACCCAGAGACAAGAGAAAGGTGGAGACTTCAGAAATACATACGCCCCCTACCTCCCACCACCTGCGTCtcacctcttcttcttcttcctcctcctcttcctcctgccccccGCCCACGACCCGGCCACCCGGGCCCCCACCCTCTTCCGGGTCCCGGCTTCGGAAGCTGCTCAGTACGACTCCCCCGGGGGGGCTCGTGTCCAAAAGCAGCCGCAGGGGCCGCGGGAGCATGGCCGAGTGAAGGAATCAGCGGGGTCGGGCCATGGGGGCGCCTGGGGAGAgacggggtggggtgggggtggagagtcAGGAGGGCGCGGGTGAGCGGGGCAGGGAAGGGACGCGGGTGGGTGTCAAGAAGACTGGAAGGGAGTTCTGCAGGAAAGCTGGGGGAAGGGGGCAACAATGGGGTGGAATGGGGGGCCTTTAGGTGCAGTTGGGGGAGAACGGGGTCACGAGTACGGGGGCGCGCAGGGTCACAGGGTGCTCAGGCTCTGACCTGCTcgggaggggtgggggcagcgTGGGTCCTGGGCCGCTGTTGCCGTCCGTCTCCGGACCCGGACCGAGTCCCCTCCCCGGCTTTTCCGTACCCCTTGAAACCCCCCCGCCGGGCTCCTAGGCCTCCCGCCCTTTCCGCTCCCCGCCGCGTCCGCCCGCTCCGAGAGCAGGAGCCAAAAGGGGAAGGAAGTGAGGACAGGAGCCAGGGCCGCGGACTAGGGGAGCGCTGGACGCTCAGGGGCCAGAACCCAGGAGCCCAAGTTCCTAGCTCCACTGTCCTCCACCTCCGCACTCCGCGATTCTGGAGACCACGTCGCCCCGCACTGAACTGCAATAAAGATTCCTGTCTCCAGCCCGCGGGGGAAGGCTGGAGCAGAATTTGACATTCCCTTCCCCAATAAGAACACGACTAAAACTCCCGCGGGAAGCTTTTCAGGCGGAGAAAGAGCGGGTCACTCCACCCCGCGGGGTTACGCTCCCCACCCAACCCACGAATGTAGCGGAGCGAAATCCCGGCCGGGTTTTCCGAAAGGCCCTCGGTTCCCGCCCCCGCGTCAGGAGGCGGGGCAGGAAGTAGCCACTTCCGGTTCCAGATTCTGTGCTCTGGAGCTTCCGGCGCTGGGGCTGGGATCTCGGCTGGCTAGGTGTCGCCCCGCCGATGGAGTCCCTACTGCTTGCGGACATCTCATGCGCCAGTAGTAGCCCCCGCCGCCAAACTGTCGACGGGGCGTTCTCTGAGGGATTCAGGGTCACTCTGGAAGTGACCAGAAGTGATTGGAAGATTTATTCAGGTTGGAAAGGGGTTGGAATGAGAGACCCGGTTGAAAGCAAGGGGACATAATTTTATTCCCACACGATTAAACCCGTTACCCCGTCGGTCTGGCCGACCGCCCTGACTCGGAGGTCCCTAAGCTGCGCCGCCGCTTCCTTCGTCAACGTCCAGCAGCTATCTGATGAGCGCCTTCCAGTGGGCGTTAGCCCCGGCGCGGGGCTTACAGCGGTGGACAGATAGGCGGGTCCCTGTCCTCGAGGAGCGCACGGTCCACGGGGAGACAGGCATTTAACGACGACTCACACGATCACTTAAATACAACTGTGGTGAGCCGCACAGGTGGGATGCGCGGCAGCCTGCGGGGAATGACGAGGCTGACCTGGTCTGCGACTCGGCGAGGGCAAGGGTGGACCAGGCAGCGGGAACAGAGGGCTGGGACCTGGAGGTGGGCGGGAGGCGTTTGCTTCATTGGAGGAAAGGAGTAATTCACTGTGTGATGAGCATCGAGAGGAGGGCTGGGGAGCACCGTCTAGGGCTGGAGAATTAGGCATTAGCGCCAGCGCGGGGGACTTGTAAGCCAGGGCAAGAAGAATGGATTTGGCCCTAGAGCACCGGTTCTCCAAGTGTAGCCTCGGCCTTACAGGTCGCTGAGACTATGTCAGGGGGTATGCgagattaagatttttttttttttaagatggggtttcaccatgatggccaggctggtcttgaactcctgacctcaggtgatccacccatctcggcctcccaaattgctaggattacaggcgtgagccaccgcacccagcctcccttGATGATTTTTAAGAggtactgagagaaaaaaaaatcttaagaaccACTGCCCTAGAGCTCCAAGAAGGTGAATGCCATAAggtttgtgtttttcaaaaaagcatttcccgggccgggtgcggtggctcatgcctgtaattccaccactttgaaGGCCCAGaggggtagatcacctgaggtcaggagtccaagaccagcctggccaacatggcaaaaccccatctctactaaaaatccaaaaatcagctggtggtatgacgtgtgcctgtaatcccagctacttaagaggcaggagaatcgcttgaacccaggaggtggaggttgtggtgagcggagattgctccactgcactctagcctgggcaactcaagactccatctcaaaaaaaaaaaaaaaaaatttctcccttgcacagtttaaaaaaaaaaagcattctagTCACTCAGTGGAGGAAGATTGGAGGGAATAGGAGCAGATGATGGGTATTATTTTGGGGAGCTACTGCAGAAGCTTGGGCCAGAGTTGATGGTGGCTTCCACAGGATGGTGGTGAGTGCCCTCACTCTGCTTTCTGGAAGAGAAGAAGGTGGTGAGGAATTCAGGATATTAGAAGGCAGTTGAGATGCacatagtctcgaactcctgacctcaagtgatccacccacctcagcctcctgaagtgctggtattagaggcatgaaccaacATGACTggtcaagactttttttttttttttctggagacagagtttcactcttgttgcccaggctggagtgtggtgctaagatctgggctcaccacaacctacgcctcccaggttcaagcaattctcctgcctcagcctcttgagtagctgggattatacacatgtaccaccatgcccagctaattttgtatttttagtagagatggggtttctccatgttggtcaggctagtcttgaactcccaacctcaggtgatcctgagacctgccttggcctcccaaattgttgggattacaggcgtgagccactgtgcctggcc from the Saimiri boliviensis isolate mSaiBol1 chromosome 4, mSaiBol1.pri, whole genome shotgun sequence genome contains:
- the RGL2 gene encoding ral guanine nucleotide dissociation stimulator-like 2 isoform X2 — translated: MPPPRSSRRLRAGTLEALVRHLLDSRTSGTDVTFMSAFLATHRAFTSTPALLGLMADRLEALESHPADELERTTEVAISVLSTWLASHPEDFGSEAKGQLDRLESFLLQTGYAAGKGVGGGSADLIRNLRSRVDPQAPDLPKSLALPGDPPADPTDVLVFLADHLAEQLTLLDAELFLNLIPSQCLGGLWGHRDRPGHSHLCPSVRATITQFNKVAGAVVSSVLGATSTGEGPGEVTIRPLRPPQRARLLEKWIRVAEECRLLRNFSSVYAVVSALQSSPIHRLRAAWGEATRDSLRVFSSLCQIFSEKDNYSQSRELLAQEVKLQSPLEQHSKKAPRSGSRGGGVVPYLGTFLKDLVMLDAASKDELENGYINFDKRRKEFAVLSELRRLQNECRGYNLQPDHDIQRWLQGLRPLTEAQSHRVSCEVEPPGSSDPPAPRVLRPTLVISQWTEVLGSVGVPTPLVSCDRSSIGGDEVPATPAPLLTRLAQHMKWPSVSSLDSALESSPSLHSSADPSHLSPPASSPRPSRGHRRSASCGSPLSGGAEGASGGTGYGGGGSGPGASDCRIIRVQMELGEDGSVYKSILVTSQDKAPSVVSRVLKKNNRDSAVASEYELVQLLPGERELTIPASANVFYAMDGASHDFLLRQRRRSSTATPGVTSGPSASGTPPSEGGGGSFPRIKATGRKIARALF
- the RGL2 gene encoding ral guanine nucleotide dissociation stimulator-like 2 isoform X3; its protein translation is MLPRPLRLLLDTSPPGGVVLSSFRSRDPEEGGGPGGRVVGGGQEEEEEEEEEEAPVSVWDEEEDGAVFTVTSRQYRPLDPLVPMPPPRSSRRLRAGTLEALVRHLLDSRTSGTDVTFMSAFLATHRAFTSTPALLGLMADRLEALESHPADELERTTEVAISVLSTWLASHPEDFGSEAKGQLDRLESFLLQTGYAAGKGVGGGSADLIRNLRSRVDPQAPDLPKSLALPGDPPADPTDVLVFLADHLAEQLTLLDAELFLNLIPSQCLGGLWGHRDRPGHSHLCPSVRATITQFNKVAGAVVSSVLGATSTGEGPGEVTIRPLRPPQRARLLEKWIRVAEECRLLRNFSSVYAVVSALQSSPIHRLRAAWGEATRDSLRVFSSLCQIFSEKDNYSQSRELLAQEVKLQSPLEQHSKKAPRSGSRGGGVVPYLGTFLKDLVMLDAASKDELENGYINFDKRRKEFAVLSELRRLQNECRGYNLQPDHDIQRWLQGLRPLTEAQSHRVSCEVEPPGSSDPPAPRVLRPTLVISQWTEVLGSVGVPTPLVSCDRSSIGGDEVPATPAPLLTRLAQVTSQDKAPSVVSRVLKKNNRDSAVASEYELVQLLPGERELTIPASANVFYAMDGASHDFLLRQRRRSSTATPGVTSGPSASGTPPSEGGGGSFPRIKATGRKIARALF
- the RGL2 gene encoding ral guanine nucleotide dissociation stimulator-like 2 isoform X1, translated to MLPRPLRLLLDTSPPGGVVLSSFRSRDPEEGGGPGGRVVGGGQEEEEEEEEEEAPVSVWDEEEDGAVFTVTSRQYRPLDPLVPMPPPRSSRRLRAGTLEALVRHLLDSRTSGTDVTFMSAFLATHRAFTSTPALLGLMADRLEALESHPADELERTTEVAISVLSTWLASHPEDFGSEAKGQLDRLESFLLQTGYAAGKGVGGGSADLIRNLRSRVDPQAPDLPKSLALPGDPPADPTDVLVFLADHLAEQLTLLDAELFLNLIPSQCLGGLWGHRDRPGHSHLCPSVRATITQFNKVAGAVVSSVLGATSTGEGPGEVTIRPLRPPQRARLLEKWIRVAEECRLLRNFSSVYAVVSALQSSPIHRLRAAWGEATRDSLRVFSSLCQIFSEKDNYSQSRELLAQEVKLQSPLEQHSKKAPRSGSRGGGVVPYLGTFLKDLVMLDAASKDELENGYINFDKRRKEFAVLSELRRLQNECRGYNLQPDHDIQRWLQGLRPLTEAQSHRVSCEVEPPGSSDPPAPRVLRPTLVISQWTEVLGSVGVPTPLVSCDRSSIGGDEVPATPAPLLTRLAQHMKWPSVSSLDSALESSPSLHSSADPSHLSPPASSPRPSRGHRRSASCGSPLSGGAEGASGGTGYGGGGSGPGASDCRIIRVQMELGEDGSVYKSILVTSQDKAPSVVSRVLKKNNRDSAVASEYELVQLLPGERELTIPASANVFYAMDGASHDFLLRQRRRSSTATPGVTSGPSASGTPPSEGGGGSFPRIKATGRKIARALF